A region from the Sulfurospirillum oryzae genome encodes:
- the minC gene encoding septum site-determining protein MinC, protein MKVTQKNVRVFHIEIDDEASFLDYFRKNTLLLKEFFLLVEGNITKNIAFVLEQSGVCYKEINNCNIRFGGIKKEAPLLEEEPKKEVISETVSEPKPLVKLKLYDRPIRSGEEIVENLPIVIFGRVNSGAKVFCEESMSIYGIIDGLVQCDGEYIVLNGISPRGHLIFNGEIVDRERLKQNVLQKIVMRDNVLEIKEVV, encoded by the coding sequence ATGAAAGTAACGCAAAAAAATGTGAGAGTGTTTCATATCGAAATTGATGATGAAGCCTCTTTTTTAGATTATTTTAGAAAGAATACGCTTCTTTTGAAGGAATTCTTTTTGCTTGTTGAAGGAAATATAACGAAGAATATTGCTTTTGTTTTAGAGCAAAGCGGAGTTTGTTATAAAGAAATTAACAACTGCAATATTCGTTTTGGTGGAATCAAAAAAGAAGCACCTTTGCTTGAAGAAGAGCCTAAGAAAGAGGTGATTTCCGAGACAGTCTCTGAGCCAAAACCGTTAGTAAAACTGAAACTTTATGATCGCCCCATTCGCTCAGGCGAAGAGATCGTTGAGAATTTGCCTATTGTTATTTTTGGGCGTGTCAACAGTGGTGCAAAAGTTTTTTGTGAAGAGAGTATGAGTATTTATGGTATTATTGACGGATTAGTGCAGTGCGATGGTGAATATATCGTACTGAATGGTATCAGTCCACGAGGTCATCTCATTTTTAATGGTGAGATTGTGGATAGAGAGAGATTAAAACAAAATGTACTTCAAAAAATCGTTATGCGCGATAATGTTCTTGAGATAAAGGAAGTTGTGTGA
- a CDS encoding M23 family metallopeptidase, translating into MRKQRKSSVAAVVLGLIFLVLVGGVAFIFNSSLFEREAPKIVLPKEIDWNLKDPIKVQIGDESGLRFVRATLFDGEKSVVLETKEYKKPEKVVDLNLSFPKTGFGANKKVFELTIEAVDGSKWNFFAGNSMSEKSIVKVDTKRPEVNVIGSSYKIMKGGVATVIFKAQDEAMKSLYIETNFGKKFYPTPFYKEGYYITLVAWPTHIDNFSASIVAIDRAGNLTKAHIPYFLQDKKYKTSTIALEDRFLDGKIADLVSEMAPERSSLSKLEKFKFVNEDMRKGNEANILKATLDAPRELMSGFTLKPFYPLRNGKVVASFGDHRFYEYEKQPASESYHLGLDLASNAQAPMQTSNDGVVVFARENGIYGNNIIISHGLGVYSLYGHCSSFMVKEGDVVRAGESIAKTGLTGLALGDHLHFGMYVQGVDVRPEEWMDEVWLKESVFNVIESAKKIMDR; encoded by the coding sequence ATGAGAAAACAGAGAAAATCATCCGTAGCAGCAGTTGTGCTAGGGCTTATTTTTTTAGTATTGGTAGGTGGCGTTGCCTTTATATTTAACTCCAGTTTATTTGAAAGAGAAGCTCCTAAAATAGTTCTTCCTAAAGAGATAGATTGGAATTTAAAAGATCCGATTAAAGTTCAAATTGGCGATGAAAGTGGTCTTCGTTTTGTTCGTGCAACGCTTTTTGATGGTGAAAAAAGTGTTGTTTTAGAGACCAAAGAATATAAAAAACCTGAAAAAGTGGTTGATCTCAATCTCTCATTCCCTAAGACAGGTTTTGGTGCAAACAAGAAAGTGTTTGAATTAACCATTGAAGCTGTTGATGGCAGTAAATGGAACTTTTTTGCTGGTAATAGTATGAGTGAAAAATCTATTGTGAAAGTTGATACCAAAAGACCTGAAGTCAATGTGATTGGAAGTTCGTATAAAATTATGAAAGGTGGCGTTGCTACAGTTATTTTCAAGGCACAAGATGAAGCGATGAAATCGCTCTACATTGAGACGAATTTTGGCAAAAAATTCTATCCGACACCGTTTTATAAAGAGGGTTACTACATTACGCTCGTTGCGTGGCCTACACATATTGATAATTTTAGTGCTTCAATTGTTGCTATTGATAGAGCAGGAAACTTAACCAAAGCACATATCCCTTATTTTTTACAAGATAAAAAATATAAAACATCAACGATCGCTCTTGAGGATCGATTCTTAGATGGTAAAATTGCCGATCTTGTGTCAGAAATGGCGCCGGAGAGATCTTCTCTTTCTAAGTTAGAAAAGTTTAAATTTGTCAATGAAGATATGCGTAAAGGCAATGAGGCGAATATTTTGAAAGCAACATTGGATGCGCCAAGAGAGCTTATGAGTGGATTTACACTTAAACCTTTTTATCCACTTCGTAATGGTAAAGTGGTTGCAAGTTTTGGAGATCATCGTTTTTATGAATACGAGAAACAACCAGCCAGTGAATCTTACCATTTAGGGTTAGATCTTGCGAGTAACGCTCAGGCTCCTATGCAAACTTCAAACGATGGTGTTGTTGTCTTTGCACGTGAAAATGGAATTTATGGTAATAACATTATTATTTCGCATGGCTTAGGGGTTTATTCACTTTATGGTCACTGCTCTAGTTTTATGGTCAAAGAGGGTGATGTTGTGAGAGCTGGAGAGTCTATTGCCAAAACAGGACTTACGGGTTTAGCACTAGGCGATCACCTTCACTTTGGAATGTATGTTCAAGGTGTTGATGTTAGACCTGAGGAGTGGATGGATGAGGTCTGGCTTAAAGAGAGCGTATTTAATGTAATAGAATCAGCAAAGAAGATTATGGATAGATGA
- a CDS encoding DHH family phosphoesterase produces the protein MYQQAWKRMLEANHIVIVSHVHPDGDTLGSALALYNVLTHLGKKVTHYNKNSELPLAYDFLPGYSKIKNSLPKSFDLVVSCDCSTRDRLKIPEGTYEIINIDHHLTNHYFGDMNLVVDRFTSAGMVVYELLKANAIEISQECAICLYTAIADDTGFFLYGDMDEQTFTIVAQLVKCGANPKEIASKVKRREPLSKIRLYGYMLNHFDLYENGRIATIIFDKAALEATGARRHDTKNIVNMLRSIVNVTIAIMILEEKEGGYKVSLRSKDINVSKIALEYQGGGHKTAAGFEVPACDPKALRDEIVEKIKRIDKK, from the coding sequence ATGTATCAACAAGCGTGGAAACGAATGCTTGAAGCCAATCACATTGTTATTGTCTCTCATGTTCATCCCGATGGCGATACATTAGGAAGTGCTTTAGCTTTGTATAATGTGCTAACCCACCTTGGTAAAAAAGTGACGCACTACAATAAAAACAGTGAACTTCCCTTAGCTTATGACTTTTTGCCGGGCTATTCGAAGATTAAAAATAGTTTGCCTAAAAGCTTTGATTTGGTTGTAAGTTGTGACTGTTCAACACGTGATAGACTTAAAATTCCTGAGGGAACTTATGAGATTATCAATATTGACCATCATCTTACCAATCACTACTTTGGGGATATGAATTTAGTGGTTGATCGTTTTACGAGTGCGGGGATGGTCGTGTATGAACTTCTTAAAGCCAATGCCATCGAAATCAGCCAAGAGTGTGCCATCTGTCTGTATACGGCTATTGCCGATGATACAGGTTTTTTCCTTTATGGCGATATGGATGAGCAAACGTTCACGATTGTGGCACAGTTGGTTAAATGTGGGGCAAATCCGAAAGAGATTGCTTCCAAAGTAAAACGAAGAGAGCCACTTTCTAAAATAAGATTGTATGGCTATATGTTGAATCATTTTGACCTGTATGAAAATGGACGAATAGCTACGATTATTTTCGATAAAGCTGCACTTGAGGCAACAGGAGCAAGAAGACACGATACTAAAAATATTGTCAATATGCTTAGAAGTATTGTTAATGTTACCATTGCGATTATGATACTGGAAGAGAAAGAGGGAGGCTATAAAGTCTCATTACGAAGTAAAGATATTAATGTCTCAAAGATTGCTTTGGAGTATCAAGGAGGCGGGCATAAAACTGCCGCTGGATTTGAAGTTCCAGCATGTGATCCTAAAGCACTTCGAGATGAAATTGTGGAAAAAATCAAAAGGATAGACAAAAAATGA
- the flhB gene encoding flagellar biosynthesis protein FlhB, translating to MADDQEKTEEPSSKKIDDARKDGNVPKSQDTSAFVTLVVALVAFLALLSWIEARVVYLYLYYQSLIGTEITKEATLQISIITFREIIFTVIPLSLAVAIAGILANVMQTGFIFTTKPLMPDLSKLDPMKGLANLFSMKKAVETIKILLKVGIILWVCYYFLLSFTKELPTVIYFPLYEQLAWLKHKMIILVSVILLLFLILALADLFYVRFTYFKSLRMSKQEIKDEYKQMEGDPKIKAKIRQIQMQMTRKRMMQEIPQADVVITNPTHYAVAIRYNQDKEAAPKVIAKGTDFVALRIKEVAMNYNIQIVENPPLARELYKKCNLGDIIPENLYKAVAEVLAFVYKSSKKPR from the coding sequence GTGGCAGATGATCAAGAAAAGACGGAAGAACCCAGTTCCAAGAAAATTGATGATGCCAGAAAAGATGGTAATGTTCCCAAAAGTCAAGACACCAGTGCTTTCGTCACATTGGTGGTTGCATTAGTTGCTTTTTTAGCCCTTTTATCGTGGATTGAAGCTCGCGTTGTCTATCTTTATCTTTATTATCAATCACTTATCGGAACTGAAATAACCAAAGAAGCAACACTTCAAATCTCTATAATTACATTCAGAGAAATTATTTTCACGGTTATACCTCTATCCTTGGCCGTTGCTATTGCTGGAATTTTAGCCAATGTTATGCAAACAGGGTTTATTTTTACGACCAAACCACTTATGCCAGATCTTTCAAAACTAGATCCTATGAAAGGATTAGCTAACCTTTTTTCGATGAAAAAGGCGGTTGAAACCATCAAAATTCTTTTAAAAGTCGGCATTATTTTGTGGGTGTGCTACTATTTTTTGCTCTCTTTTACGAAAGAGCTTCCTACGGTGATCTATTTTCCACTTTATGAGCAATTAGCGTGGTTGAAGCACAAAATGATTATTTTGGTCTCGGTTATTTTGCTTCTTTTTTTGATTTTGGCGTTAGCAGATCTTTTCTATGTGCGTTTTACTTATTTTAAAAGCTTACGTATGAGCAAGCAAGAGATAAAAGATGAGTATAAGCAGATGGAAGGTGATCCTAAGATTAAAGCGAAAATCAGGCAAATTCAGATGCAAATGACGCGTAAACGTATGATGCAAGAGATTCCTCAGGCGGATGTTGTCATTACCAACCCAACACATTATGCCGTCGCCATTCGTTACAATCAAGACAAAGAAGCTGCTCCAAAAGTCATTGCAAAAGGAACAGATTTTGTTGCTCTTCGTATTAAAGAGGTTGCGATGAACTATAACATTCAAATTGTTGAAAACCCACCACTGGCTAGAGAACTTTACAAAAAATGCAATCTTGGAGATATTATCCCTGAAAATCTTTATAAAGCAGTTGCCGAAGTCTTAGCCTTTGTTTATAAAAGCTCCAAAAAACCGCGATAG
- the nadC gene encoding carboxylating nicotinate-nucleotide diphosphorylase: MIKKFVKKALEEDVGRGDLFSLVGKDSFASANIICKDVGVFAGRPYVKALCKMNKLDVKFYFDDGDALQKGDLVALIEGKSKNILRCERTILNLMQHASGIATNVARYKKVLEGYALKLLDTRKTRPHLRIFEKYAIRCGGGNNHRMGLDDCLMIKDTHLKTIDDLKVFIVEAREKLPFTCKIEIESEDVEFAKFAMQCGADIVMCDNMSHDDIKAVVAYKNSHFPHVLLEASGNITKENIIEYAKTGVDAISSGSLIHQAVWLDFSMKITHKTVI; this comes from the coding sequence ATGATCAAAAAATTTGTCAAAAAAGCACTTGAAGAAGATGTCGGCAGAGGTGATCTCTTCTCGTTAGTGGGAAAAGACAGCTTTGCGAGTGCTAATATCATCTGCAAAGATGTAGGTGTTTTTGCAGGACGTCCTTATGTTAAGGCGTTGTGTAAGATGAATAAGCTTGATGTGAAATTTTATTTTGATGATGGCGATGCCCTTCAAAAGGGCGATTTAGTTGCTTTAATTGAGGGCAAATCTAAAAATATTTTGCGTTGTGAACGTACCATTCTTAATCTCATGCAACATGCCAGTGGTATTGCAACCAATGTAGCACGTTATAAAAAAGTATTGGAAGGGTATGCGCTCAAACTTTTAGATACGCGAAAAACCAGACCACATTTGCGAATTTTTGAAAAGTATGCGATTCGTTGTGGTGGAGGCAATAACCACCGTATGGGGTTGGATGATTGTTTAATGATCAAAGATACGCATCTAAAAACGATTGATGATTTGAAAGTTTTTATTGTCGAAGCCAGAGAAAAACTTCCTTTTACATGTAAGATTGAAATCGAGTCAGAAGATGTTGAATTTGCGAAGTTTGCAATGCAATGTGGCGCTGATATTGTCATGTGCGACAATATGTCGCATGATGATATTAAAGCAGTTGTTGCTTATAAAAACAGCCACTTCCCCCATGTGCTTTTAGAAGCAAGTGGCAATATCACGAAAGAGAATATTATAGAATACGCCAAAACAGGTGTTGATGCGATTAGTAGCGGAAGTTTGATTCATCAAGCAGTTTGGCTTGATTTTTCGATGAAAATCACGCATAAAACAGTGATCTAA
- the nadA gene encoding quinolinate synthase NadA — MDNQTLKKEILKLKQELHVSIVAHFYQKDEVFELADFSGDSLQLAQWAAKDANPYLVFCGVGFMGQSVKILAPEKRVLMPKIACCAMARMIDVDYFDQNVAVLEKAGITKEDILPVTYINSSADVKAAIGKMGGYVCTSSNAKKIITKALESNKKILFVPDRCLGQNIAKEMGLKSCVVGDGSDPKEADILCYNGFCSVHQLFDVDDIAFYREKYPGILIVTHPECKPEVCDLSDFVGSTSQIIEYVNKLPLDQKVAIGTEYNMIKRLRKENTYVLSSSKPECPTMNETTLQDVYNVLISIKEGRFENEISVLEETRKWAYTALNRMFEL; from the coding sequence GTGGATAATCAAACATTAAAAAAAGAAATTTTAAAACTCAAACAAGAGTTACATGTAAGTATTGTGGCGCATTTTTATCAAAAAGATGAAGTTTTTGAATTAGCAGATTTTTCGGGAGATTCTCTTCAACTCGCTCAATGGGCAGCCAAAGATGCCAACCCTTATTTGGTGTTTTGCGGTGTGGGGTTTATGGGACAAAGTGTTAAAATTTTGGCACCCGAAAAACGTGTTTTAATGCCTAAAATTGCTTGTTGTGCGATGGCTCGGATGATCGATGTGGATTATTTTGATCAAAACGTAGCGGTTTTAGAAAAAGCGGGGATTACTAAAGAAGATATTTTACCCGTCACCTATATAAACTCCTCGGCTGATGTTAAAGCTGCCATAGGAAAAATGGGTGGTTATGTCTGCACCAGTTCTAATGCTAAAAAAATTATCACAAAAGCACTTGAGAGCAACAAGAAAATTTTATTTGTCCCCGATCGTTGCTTGGGGCAAAACATTGCCAAAGAGATGGGGCTTAAATCCTGTGTCGTGGGCGATGGAAGTGATCCTAAAGAGGCTGATATTTTATGTTATAACGGTTTTTGCTCCGTTCACCAGCTTTTTGATGTAGACGACATTGCTTTTTACCGCGAGAAGTATCCGGGCATTTTAATCGTCACGCATCCAGAGTGTAAACCTGAAGTATGCGATCTCTCTGATTTTGTAGGATCAACCAGTCAGATTATTGAGTATGTGAACAAACTTCCTTTAGATCAAAAAGTGGCAATCGGCACTGAATATAACATGATTAAACGGCTACGTAAAGAGAATACTTATGTGCTCTCTTCCTCAAAACCAGAATGCCCAACCATGAATGAAACAACACTCCAAGACGTTTACAACGTTCTAATAAGCATTAAAGAGGGGCGATTTGAGAATGAAATTAGCGTCTTGGAAGAGACACGAAAATGGGCATATACAGCCTTAAATAGGATGTTTGAGCTATGA
- the plsY gene encoding glycerol-3-phosphate 1-O-acyltransferase PlsY, which yields MDFLFNINIQFYILSYLVGGIPFGLLLAKLFTGKDIRESGSGSIGATNVLRVLKESDPKLAKKLAISTVVLDALKGIILLLIGKLIGLSIETLWAIAIFAVIGHCYSPYLKFEGGKGVATGAGVLFVMLPIETLIAFGTWFIVGKVLKISSLSSLLALCALIISSFIIHPDIEGIKTHAPIFIIAFVIVYKHIPNIIRLFQGKESKVI from the coding sequence GTGGATTTTCTCTTTAATATTAACATTCAATTTTACATTTTGAGCTATCTTGTGGGTGGTATTCCCTTTGGTTTATTGCTAGCAAAGCTTTTTACTGGCAAAGACATCAGAGAAAGCGGAAGCGGAAGTATTGGAGCAACCAATGTTCTTCGCGTTCTTAAAGAAAGCGACCCAAAATTGGCGAAAAAATTAGCTATTTCTACCGTTGTATTGGACGCTCTAAAAGGTATTATTTTACTGTTGATTGGAAAATTAATTGGATTAAGTATTGAAACACTTTGGGCTATTGCGATTTTTGCCGTTATTGGACATTGTTACAGTCCTTATCTTAAATTTGAAGGTGGAAAAGGTGTTGCAACAGGAGCGGGTGTGCTTTTTGTGATGCTTCCCATTGAAACATTGATTGCGTTTGGTACATGGTTTATCGTTGGTAAAGTCCTTAAAATTTCTTCTTTATCTTCGCTACTAGCGCTTTGCGCTTTAATTATCTCTTCGTTTATCATTCATCCAGATATTGAGGGTATCAAAACCCATGCGCCCATTTTTATTATCGCTTTTGTCATTGTATATAAACATATCCCCAATATTATCAGGCTTTTTCAAGGCAAAGAATCTAAAGTCATCTGA
- a CDS encoding dihydroneopterin aldolase: MHILIKNLTFETIVGILEKERLTPQKVILHVKIDYVYHGENFIDYAKVCTFLETEMNQMNYFLLEDALDDLSQKLKLSYPQINKMKIKIFKPDILPNAMVGVSRTIDYSKN; encoded by the coding sequence ATGCACATTCTCATTAAAAACTTGACGTTTGAAACAATCGTAGGCATTCTTGAAAAAGAACGCCTCACGCCACAGAAAGTTATTTTACATGTAAAGATTGATTATGTCTACCATGGAGAAAACTTTATTGATTACGCAAAAGTGTGTACTTTTTTGGAAACAGAAATGAATCAAATGAATTATTTTTTGCTGGAAGATGCCCTTGATGATTTAAGCCAAAAACTTAAACTTTCCTATCCTCAAATCAACAAAATGAAAATAAAAATTTTCAAACCTGATATTTTGCCAAATGCGATGGTTGGGGTTTCACGAACCATCGACTACTCCAAAAATTAA
- the hsrA gene encoding homeostatic response regulator transcription factor HsrA — protein MRILIVEDEVTLNKTIAEGLQEFGYQTDSSENYKDAEYYIGIRNYDLVLTDWMLPDGDGVDLINLIKQKSPRTAAVIISAKDDKESEIKALKAGADDYIRKPFDFDILVARIEARLRFGGTNVIKIDDLTIDPDEEKITYKGQEIELKGKPFEVLTHLARHSDQIVSKEQLLDAIWEEPELVTPNVIEVAINQIRQKMDKPLEISTIETVRRRGYRFCFPKKV, from the coding sequence ATGCGAATTTTAATCGTTGAAGATGAAGTAACCCTCAATAAGACAATTGCAGAAGGCTTACAAGAGTTTGGTTATCAAACCGACAGCTCTGAAAACTATAAAGATGCAGAATACTACATTGGTATTCGTAATTATGACCTCGTTTTAACAGACTGGATGCTTCCTGATGGCGATGGCGTTGATCTTATCAACCTCATTAAACAAAAATCCCCTCGTACCGCTGCAGTGATTATTTCTGCAAAAGATGACAAAGAGAGCGAAATAAAAGCACTTAAAGCAGGTGCTGATGATTATATTCGCAAACCATTTGATTTTGATATTTTAGTCGCTCGTATCGAAGCTCGTTTACGCTTTGGCGGCACAAATGTTATCAAAATTGATGACCTTACAATCGATCCAGATGAAGAAAAAATTACCTATAAAGGTCAAGAGATTGAACTTAAAGGTAAACCTTTTGAAGTTCTTACTCACCTTGCTCGTCATAGCGACCAAATTGTCTCAAAAGAGCAACTCCTTGATGCAATCTGGGAAGAGCCAGAGCTTGTAACTCCAAACGTTATTGAAGTTGCTATTAACCAAATTCGTCAAAAAATGGACAAACCATTAGAAATCTCAACGATTGAGACAGTAAGACGAAGAGGTTATAGATTTTGCTTTCCAAAAAAAGTATAA